The following are encoded in a window of Thunnus albacares chromosome 17, fThuAlb1.1, whole genome shotgun sequence genomic DNA:
- the LOC122966649 gene encoding myosin heavy chain, fast skeletal muscle-like: MSTDAEMECYGPAAIYLRKPEKERIEAQTAPFDAKTAFFVTDKEEMYLKGKLVKREGGKATVDTDCGKTLTVKEDEIFPRNPPKFDKIEDMAMMTHLNEPCVLYNLKERFASWMIYTYSGLFCVVVNPYKWLPVYDAVVVGGYRGKKRIEAPPHIFSISDNAYQFMHTDRENQSILITGESGAGKTVNTKRVIQYFATIAAIGAKKSEPTPGKMQGSLEDQIVAANPLLEAYGNAKTVRNDNSSRFGKFIRIHFGSTGKLASADIETYLLEKSRVTFQLSAERSYHIFYQLMTGHKPELLEALLITTNPYDYPMVSQGEITVKSIDDVEEFIATDTAIDILGFNAEEKMGIYKLTGAVMHHGSLHFKQKQREEQAEPDGTEVADKIAYLLGLNSADMLKALCYPRVKVGNEMVTKGQTVPQVHNAVMALCKSIYEKMFLWMVIRINEMLDTKQPRQFFIGVLDIAGFEIFDFNSLEQLCINFTNEKLQQFFNHHMFVLEQEEYKKEGIVWEFIDFGMDLAACIELIEKPMGIFSILEEECMFPKASDTSFKNKLHDQHLGKTKAFEKPKPAKGKPEAHFSLVHYAGTVDYNITGWLDKNKDPLNDSVVQLYQKASNKLLAFLYATHGGADEAAGGGGGKKGKKKGGSFQTVSALFRENLAKLMTNLRSTHPHFVRCLIPNESKTPGLMENFLVIHQLRCNGVLEGIRICRKGFPSRILYGDFKQRYKVLNASVIPEGQFIDNKKAAEKLLGSIDVDHTQYKFGHTKVFFKAGLLGTLEEMRDEKLASLVTMTQALCRGFLMRTEFVKMMERREAVFTIQYNVRSFMNVKNWPWMNLYFKIKPLLKSAETEKELMKMKENYEKMQTDLATALAKKKELEEKMVSLLQEKNDLQLQVASECENLSDAEERCEGLIKSKIQLEAKLKETTERLEDEEEINAELTGKKRKLEDECSELKKDIDDLELTLAKVEKEKHATENKVKNLTEEMASQDESIAKLTKEKKALQEAHQQTLDDLQAEEDKVNTLTKAKTKLEQQVDDLEGSLEQEKKLRMDLERAKRKLEGDLKLAQESIMDLENDKQQSEEKIKKKEFETSQLLSKIEDEQSLGAQLQKKIKELQARIEELEEEIEAERAARAKVEKQRADLSRELEEISERLEEAGGATAAQIEMNKKREAEFQKLRRDLEESTLQHEATAAALRKKQADSVAELGEQIDNLQRVKQKLEKEKSEYKMEIDDLSSNMEAVAKSKGNLEKMCRTLEDQLSELKAKNDENVRQLNDISAQRARLQTENGESSRQLEEKDALVSQLTRGKQAYTQQIEELKRHIEEEVKAKNALAHAVQSARHDCDLLREQFEEEQEAKAELQRGMSKANGEVAQWRTKYETDAIQRTEELEEAKKKLAQRLQDAEESIEAVNSKCASLEKTKQRLQGEVEDLMIDVERANALAANLDKKQRNFDKVLAEWKQKYEEGQAELEGAQKEARTLSTELFKMKNSYEEALDQLETMKRENKNLQQEISDLTEQIGETGKNIHELEKAKKTVETEKSEIQSALEEAEGTLEHEEAKILRVQLELNQIKGEVDRKLAEKDEEMEQIKRNSQRVIDSMQSTLDSEVRSRNDALRVKKKMEGDLNEMEIQLSHANRQAAEAQKQLRNVQGQLKDAQLHLDDAVRGQDDMKEQVAMVERRNGLMVAEIEELRAALEQTERGRKVAEQELVDASERVGLLHSQNTSLLNTKKKLESDLVQVQSEVDDTVQEARNAEEKAKKAITDAAMMAEELKKEQDTSAHLERMKKNLEVTVKDLQHRLDEAENLAMKGGKKQLQKLESRVRELETEVDAEQRRGADAVKGVRKYERRVKELTYQTEEDKKNVNRLQDLVDKLQLKVKAYKRQAEEAEEQANTHLSRFRKVQHELEEAQERADIAESQVNKLRAKSRDHGKSEAAE, translated from the exons ATGAGCACAGACGCGGAGATGGAGTGCTATGGCCCGGCGGCCATCTACCTCCGGAagccagagaaggagaggattgAAGCACAAACCGCTCCTTTTGATGCCAAAACCGCCTTCTTTGTGACTGATAAGGAGGAGATGTACCTCAAGGGTAAACTTGTGAAGAGAGAAGGTGGCAAAGCCACAGTTGACACAGACTGTGGTAAG ACACTCACTGTGAAAGAAGATGAAATCTTTCCCAGGAACCCTCCAAAGTTTGATAAAATTGAGGACATGGCCATGATGACCCACCTCAACGAGCCCTGTGTGTTGTATAACCTCAAAGAGCGTTTTGCATCCTGGATGATCTAC ACCTACTCTGGGCTGTTTTGCGTTGTGGTGAATCCCTACAAGTGGCTTCCAGTGTATGATGCTGTAGTTGTGGGAGGATACAGAGGCAAGAAGAGGATTGAGGCACCACCTCAcatcttctccatctctgaTAATGCCTATCAGTTCATGCACACAG ATCGTGAGAACCAGTCTATCCTGATTAC TGGAGAATCCGGTGCAGGAAAGACTGTCAACACCAAGCGTGTCATCCAGTACTTTGCAACAATTGCAGCTATTGGAGCCAAGAAGTCTGAGCCAACACCTGGCAAGATGCAG GGCTCCCTTGAGGACCAAATTGTTGCAGCCAACCCTCTGCTGGAGGCCTATGGTAATGCCAAGACTGTGAGGAATGACAACTCCTCTCGTTTT GGTAAATTCATCAGAATCCATTTTGGCTCTACTGGAAAGCTGGCTTCAGCTGATATTGAAACAT ATCTTCTGGAGAAGTCTCGTGTAACCTTCCAGTTGTCTGCTGAGAGGAGCTACCACATCTTCTATCAGCTGATGACTGGCCACAAGCCTGAGCTCCTGG AGGCTCTTCTGATCACCACCAACCCCTATGATTACCCAATGGTCAGTCAGGGTGAAATCACTGTCAAAAGCATTGATGATGTGGAGGAGTTCATTGCAACAGat ACTGCTATTGACATCTTGGGCTTCAATGCTGAGGAGAAGATGGGCATCTACAAGCTGACTGGTGCTGTGATGCACCATGGCAGCTTGCATTTCAAGCAGAAGCAGCGTGAGGAGCAGGCTGAACCTGATGGCACAGAAG tgGCTGATAAGATCGCCTACCTCCTGGGCCTGAACTCAGCTGATATGCTGAAAGCTCTGTGCTACCCCAGAGTCAAGGTCGGAAATGAGATGGTGACCAAAGGTCAGACTGTCCCACAG gTCCACAATGCTGTCATGGCTCTGTGCAAGTCTatctatgagaaaatgttcttgtGGATGGTCATCCGTATCAATGAGATGCTGGACACAAAGCAGCCAAGACAGTTCTTCATTGGAGTGTTGGATATCGCTGGATTTGAGATCTTTGAT TTCAACAGCTTGGAGCAACTCTGCATCAACTTCACCAATGAGAAACTGCAACAGTTCTTCAACCACCACATGTTTGTCCTGGAGCAAGAGGAGTACAAGAAAGAGGGCATTGTCTGGGAGTTCATTGACTTCGGTATGGACTTGGCTGCCTGCATTGAGCTTATTGAGAAG ccaATGGGCATCTTCTCCATCCTTGAAGAGGAGTGCATGTTCCCCAAGGCCTCTGACACAAGTTTCAAGAACAAGCTGCATGATCAGCATCTTGGCAAGACCAAGGCCTTTGAGAAGCCAAAACCTGCAAAGGGCAAGCCTGAGGCTCACTTCTCCCTGGTTCACTACGCTGGTACAGTGGACTACAATATCACTGGCTGGTTGGACAAGAACAAGGACCCCCTGAATGACTCAGTTGTTCAGCTCTATCAGAAGGCCTCAAACAAACTTCTGGCCTTCCTGTATGCAACCCACGGTGGAGCTGATG AGGCTGCTGGTGGTGGAGGCggcaaaaaaggaaagaagaagggtGGTTCCTTCCAGACTGTGTCTGCTCTTTTCAGG GAGAACTTGGCCAAGCTGATGACCAACTTGAGGAGCACTCACCCTCATTTCGTCCGTTGCCTGATTCCTAATGAATCAAAGACCCCAG GTCTTATGGAGAACTTCTTGGTCATCCATCAGCTGAGGTGTAACGGTGTGCTGGAAGGCATCAGAATCTGCAGAAAGGGCTTCCCCAGCAGAATCCTCTACGGTGACTTCAAGCAGAG ATACAAAGTATTGAATGCCAGCGTCATCCCTGAGGGACAGTTCATTGACAACAAGAAAGCTGCAGAGAAGCTTCTAGGCTCCATTGATGTGGATCACACTCAGTACAAGTTTGGGCACACTAAG GTGTTCTTCAAAGCTGGTCTGCTGGGTACactggaggagatgagagatgagAAACTGGCTAGTCTGGTGACCATGACTCAGGCTCTCTGCAGAGGATTCCTCATGAGGACAGAGTTTGTTAAGATGATGGAGAGGAG AGAGGCTGTCTTCACTATTCAGTACAATGTCCGTTCATTCATGAATGTCAAAAACTGGCCATGGATGAATCTGTACTTCAAGATCAAGCCTCTTCTGAAGAGTGCTGAGACTGAGAAGGagctgatgaagatgaaggagaaCTATGAGAAGATGCAAACAGACCTGGCTACTGCCCTGGCCAAGAAGAAGGAGTTGGAGGAGAAGATGGTTTCCCTGCTGCAGGAAAAGAATGACCTGCAACTGCAAGTGGCTTCT GAATGTGAGAACCTCTCAGATGCTGAGGAAAGGTGTGAAGGTCTGATTAAGAGCAAGATCCAACTCGAGGCCAAACTCAAAGAGACAACTGAGAGactggaagatgaagaggaaatcaATGCTGAGCTGACTGGCAAGAAGAGGAAGCTGGAGGATGAATGCTCTGAGCTGAAGAAAGATATTGATGACTTGGAGCTCACCTTGGCTAAAGTGGAGAAGGAGAAACATGCAACTGAAAACAAG GTGAAAAACCTGACAGAGGAGATGGCATCTCAAGATGAGTCTATTGCCAAGTTAACCAAGGAGAAGAAAGCCCTCCAAGAGGCTCACCAGCAAACACTGGACGATCTCCAGGCAGAGGAGGACAAAGTCAACACTCTAACCAAGGCCAAGACAAAGCTGGAACAGCAAGTGGACGAT CTTGAGGGATCACTGGAGCAAGAGAAGAAGCTCCGTATGGACCTTGAGAGAGCCAAGAGGAAGCTTGAGGGAGATCTGAAACTGGCCCAGGAATCCATAATGGATCTGGAAAATGACAAGCAGCAATCTGAGGAGAAAATCAAGAA GAAGGAGTTTGAGACCAGCCAGCTGCTCAGCAAGATTGAGGATGAACAGTCTCTTGGTGCTCAGCTTCAGAAGAAGATCAAGGAACTCCAG GCTCGTATTGAGGAGCTGGAAGAAGAAATTGAGGCTGAGCGGGCTGCTCGGGCTAAGGTGGAGAAGCAGAGGGCTGACCTCTCCAGGGAACTTGAGGAGATCAGTGAGAGGCTTGAGGAAGCTGGTGGAGCAACAGCCGCTCAGATTGAGATGAACAAGAAGCGTGAGGCTGAGTTCCAGAAGCTGCGCCGTGACCTTGAAGAGTCAACCCTGCAGCATGAAGCTACCGCAGCAGCTCTCCGCAAGAAGCAAGCCGACAGTGTTGCAGAGCTGGGAGAGCAGATCGACAACCTCCAGCGTGTCAAACAGAAGCTTGAGAAGGAGAAGAGCGAGTACAAGATGGAGATTGATGACCTCTCCAGCAACATGGAGGCTGTTGCTAAATCCAAA gGAAACTTGGAAAAAATGTGCAGAACTCTTGAGGACCAGCTGAGTGAGCTGAAGGCCAAAAATGATGAGAATGTGCGTCAGCTGAATGACATAAGTGCACAGAGGGcaagactgcagacagagaatg GTGAGTCTTCCCGCCAGCTTGAAGAGAAAGACGCTCTTGTTTCCCAGCTGACCAGGGGCAAGCAGGCTTACACTCAGCAAATTGAGGAGTTGAAAAGACACATTGAGGAGGAAGTGAAG GCCAAGAATGCCCTGGCCCATGCTGTTCAGTCAGCCCGCCATGACTGTGATCTGCTCAGAGAGCAGTTTGAGGAGGAGCAAGAGGCTAAAGCTGAGCTGCAGCGTGGAATGTCCAAGGCTAACGGCGAAGTGGCTCAGTGGAGAACCAAATATGAGACTGATGCTATCCAGCGCactgaggagctggaggaggccaA GAAAAAGCTTGCCCAGCGTCTGCAGGATGCTGAGGAGTCCATTGAGGCTGTGAACTCAAAGTGTGCCTCTTTAGAGAAGACCAAGCAGAGGCTACAGGGTGAGGTGGAAGACCTCATGATTGATGTAGAGAGAGCTAATGCTCTGGCTGCCAACCTTGACAAGAAGCAGAGGAACTTTGATAAG GTCCTTGCAGAATGGAAACAGAAATATGAGGAGGGCCAGGCAGAGCTGGAAGGAGCCCAGAAGGAGGCTCGCACTCTCAGCACTGAACTGTTCAAGATGAAGAACTCTTATGAGGAGGCTCTGGATCAGCTGGAGACcatgaagagagagaacaagaaccTGCAGC AGGAGATCTCAGACCTGACTGAACAGATTGGTGAGACCGGAAAGAACATCCATGAGCTGGAGAAAGCCAAGAAGACTGTGGAGACAGAGAAGTCTGAAATTCAGTCAGCACTGGAGGAAGCAGAG GGCACACTGGAGCATGAGGAAGCCAAGATTCTCCGTGTTCAGCTTGAGCTTAACCAGATCAAAGGTGAGGTTGACAGGAAGCTTGCAGAAAAGGACGAGGAGATGGAGCAGATCAAGAGGAACAGCCAGAGGGTGATTGACTCCATGCAGAGCACTCTCGATTCTGAGGTCAGGAGCAGGAATGATGCCCTTAGAGTCAAGAAGAAGATGGAAGGAGACCTGAATGAGATGGAGATTCAGCTGAGCCATGCCAACAGGCAGGCTGCTGAGGCCCAGAAACAACTGAGGAATGTCCAGGGACAGCTCAAG GATGCCCAACTGCACCTTGATGATGCTGTCAGAGGACAGGATGACATGAAGGAGCAGGTTGCCATGGTGGAGCGCAGAAATGGCCTGATGGTGGCTGAGAttgaggagctgagagctgctcttgagcagacagagagaggacgcAAAGTGGCTGAGCAGGAGTTGGTTGATGCTAGTGAGCGTGTTGGACTGCTTCACTCTCAG AACACCAGTCTTCTGAACACCAAGAAGAAGCTGGAGTCTGACCTTGTGCAGGTTCAGAGTGAAGTGGACGACACTGTTCAGGAAGCAAGAAATGCTGAGGAGAAAGCCAAAAAGGCTATCACTGAT GCTGCCATGATGgctgaggagctgaagaaggagcaggacaCCAGTGCTCACctggagaggatgaagaagaaccTGGAGGTCACAGTCAAGGACCTGCAGCACCGTCTGGATGAGGCTGAGAACCTCGCCATGAAGGGTGGCAAGAAGCAGCTCCAGAAACTGGAGTCAAGG GTCCGTGAACTGGAAACCGAAGTTGATGCAGAGCAGAGACGTGGAGCTGA